The genomic segment GGATATGGGGACGAAGGTGGAACCCTACGTGCTCGACTTCATCCGCGAGAATCATCCGGGATGGGACGTGGACTTCGGAGCCTGTGATCGTTGTGTTGAGGTGTATAAGTTGCGCGCCGACGGGGTCATGTAACGGCATACTGATAAGGCTGAGGTTGAGGCCAAGGATTCACGAGATCTAGATTTTACCTCAACCGTACCCTCGACCTTGATCTTCTCTGCCATGGCCACTAACCCTTCATACGGTCGGCGGGATTTCCTGAAAGATTCCGTTATTTCTACGGTCAAAGCCGCGCGCGAACTCGTCAAGCAGGCGGAGGGTGTTCCAGCGGAGCCGCCGCCTCCGCCGATGCGTATGGACTGGCTGCGTCCCCCTGGTGCGGTGGAAGAACCGCTTTTCCTTGAACGTTGTACGAAGTGCAATGATTGTGTCACGGCCTGTCCACCAGGCGCGATCGCGGCCCATCCCCGGGACGGGACACCCGTGCTTTTTGCCGATCAGTCGCCCTGTTTGTTATGTGAGGATCTTCCTTGCATTACAGCTTGTGAGACAGAAGCGCTCCTTCCGGTCGAGGGGATCACCCATGTCCGAATGGGAATCGCGACGGTTTCACATAGACTCTGCACGGCAGGCCAAGGCTGCCATGCCTGTGTCTCGAAGTGTCCGACGGATGCCCTTTCGATGG from the Nitrospirota bacterium genome contains:
- a CDS encoding 4Fe-4S binding protein codes for the protein MATNPSYGRRDFLKDSVISTVKAARELVKQAEGVPAEPPPPPMRMDWLRPPGAVEEPLFLERCTKCNDCVTACPPGAIAAHPRDGTPVLFADQSPCLLCEDLPCITACETEALLPVEGITHVRMGIATVSHRLCTAGQGCHACVSKCPTDALSMDVAFLHLSVVKEACVGCGMCEMVCKTVNDHVAIRVVPSRQLAGC